The following nucleotide sequence is from Pangasianodon hypophthalmus isolate fPanHyp1 chromosome 8, fPanHyp1.pri, whole genome shotgun sequence.
ACTTGATCTGTGTCTCACTGGGtggaaaaagacagagagaacacaATGTTCTAAGTAATAGCATTTGGTGATAACAGCACAGGAGGTCCTCATTAGCTATCATCTTCAGATTTCTCCAACCTGAAAACATGCACAATGTCATTTGCTTGAGACCAGTACAGCAAGAGAATTCCACCAAATTTAACCCTCAAACAATCTTTAAAAAGATTAGCTCATTAGCTATCATCTTCAGATTTCTCCAACCTGAAAACATGCACATTGTCATTTACTTGAGACCAGTACAGCAAGAGACTTGGACTAGGAAAATGGAGTTTAATTACTAATAGAATGCTATGCTTGTAACTTTGGGTACGACTACTCGACTAGGTTAACTTAAAGGAGAGAATATTTTAAgaattaactgctttatctcgATCAGAGTTCCAGTGGATCCAGACCATATCTCAACACTGATGTTATGCCAGTGATTGTggggctacacacacacacacacacacaaacacacactcacaagaaGAAATTTAGAGTAGCTAGTAGCTAGCTAATCTACAGGCATACTTTAGGAAGTGGGAAGAATCTGGAGTACCGGGGGAAATCTACACGGACACAGGGAGAAAGTGCAgaactgcacacagacagtaacccaatctcaggattgaaccagagaTGCTGGAGTTGTAAAGCCGCAGTGCTACCTAGTCTGCTACTACCCCTGTTGAAAAACATTTTCGAATGGGAATTGACTTTTCATTAACCATTTTCCTATAAGTATCTAATAATTCTAACAATTAATGAGAACCACTTGGCCAATTTTCATtaggcttagtggttagcatgtttgcctcgcaccactggagtctgcatgttctcccagtgcttcaggggtttcctgcattgtaggctgattaacatttccaaattgtccgtagtgtgtgaaagagtgtgtgtgcgattgtgccctgcaatgggctAGCCTCCCATCAAAGTTGAATTGTCTGCTTTATACAAACAAGGgaaacatctttcttttttggcAGTGAACTCTCATTTAAAGAGTGATCATATAGTACAGAATGACTCACTTGCAGAGGACAAGAGTGAAATAGTGCTCAGCTTCTTCGGTGTAGCCTAGGTGCTTGAGACACAGACCCTTCAGCAGACTCAGCACACACTGGTCATCTATGGAGAACTCTGTCCCTGAAGGAGAACCCACAGGATACAATGATCAACAGCACTCTCCTTGAAAAAATTATACATAGACTATGCCATAATTTGTGGTATTATTGAGCCATTAGAATGGCCATACATCTCGTTTATTGTTTATAAGCATCCAacttaatgttaatgtaaaaatCACTAATGTAATGCACATTACAGTCTATACTGTACTGGACTTGGTATGGAAGAGCATTGTGTTTTGCTAGCAAATCTCGAGTGTCTGGTTATGTGGTCATGCAAATGGCTGAACTGAGACAGTACTTGGATTCTGTTCAAGTTTCTGCTGAGCATCATCCAGTGTCTTTAACATGCCCTCTGTCAAGTCTTTGTGCTTCCCGATCACCGTGTAGCCATTCCAGATATACATCATCtcctgcagggaaaaaaaacggcttatgagcaaaaaaataataataaaaacaaaaaaacagaagcataCAACACTGCTGGTCCTGCTGTACAAgtttgtttaatctgtaaacatTTCCCTAAGCAAGGGACTGCCTAACAGTCTTATAGACACATGTCTGACAACTGACAGTTCCTAAAGGGTTTTCATATGATATACAGAGTCCCAAAATTCTCCATActtaggggaaattaacactttttatcaaaatgtcttccaagttttttcataattagttgatattatatatattttttcagatagcctttaagaatgcatttgacaaaagaagaacatattgaaatcattctcatggctggatctggaagctgtcacaaggttgtgatGAACATGCAATTtcatgcataacaccagatgtgttaacacgagtTCATTATGAGTCGGAGAGATGACTCCGtatgtgtttacaaagaaatggcaatcatgtagaggatatTTTGTAGATAAAGTTACAtcttgctaaaaagtgttaaattcTCCTATgaatggagacttttgggacaccctgtagtatgCCTGTAATTACAGAACTCTGAAGGTATAATACTAATCTTTAATACATTCTCagcttattatttaattattcgtGTTGACAAATTAAATGGGAAAATGCTAGGTCTGCTCTAGAGGGCCTTTTTAATAGCATGAattgggtccacttgtccctTTAGAGGAAAGGATAACTAGATCTCAGCACGAGTGAACACCTATGGAAAAATTTGGACTAATGTGCTAGATGGTgctcatcatcaaaacaccaggtGAGGGAATCTTTTATGGAAGAATTGTGTTTATCTTTCCAGTTCAGTTCCTGAGACTCGTAGAATTAATGCTCAGGTGAAATGCAGCTGCTCTAGTGCCATGTGGGGGCCCAATGCCTTATTAAATGTTTCATgcttcctttaatttgtcacctgttttTATAGTGGAGCAGGTAAAtccataaacacacagcatacagTGCACAGATACTGACCAGTGGAGGTGCAGGCAGAGGAATGGGGTTGTCTACATTATAGCGGCGAGCTTTGCGGATCGCAAACTTCTCAGTGGGTAGAGACTTTCCAGCTATTTTCTGCTTTAGCCCAGGCACTTGCCtgcagaaacacattaaatgacAATAGTGTACTCTGTATCAAACCATTGTGAACTTACAAAGCCATTCGAACAAGATGTTCTTTGTAACAACATGACAGTAGGCAGCTGTTATGTTTATGCTCCCTCTTTTGTGTTTCATACTGACCAAACCAGAAGCCATTCCCCACGTTAACTCCCAAGCCATACACTCTGTAGTTTTTCATTACCTGAATAATGCCACATCGCTCGCCCCAAATGGCTGACGTTCCTCTGTACTCATCATGCTAAGGTAGGCAGCTTTCATATATGCATACATGGCCTGCAAAAAAACAGGTTTGTGAATGTGcgtcaaaaaaaaattgcagaaaaaTTACAACCCAAACTCAACATGATCACAGCTTCATCATGAAGTCATCTTCATGATGACAACTACTACTCCCATCaccttcacatttttatttacatattattttaaacataattccACAGTAAAATCTCTCATATACAGTGAGTTGCAAAAATACAATTCTGCTGCACTAAAGCCCTGTGAGAAAGTGCTTCCTCAGCTTAATGCTATGGGTTGTCACCTTAGACCATGCGTTCTCTTTGCTGAGCAGGTCTGCATAGAAATAAGCCATCTTCCAGTGTCGCTTATAGGTGAAACACCACATCAGCTCCCAGTAGCACATGTGATGAAACTGCTTCCAGTCCTGCTGGGCCTCACAGCACTCCTCAAAGTGTTTAatagcctgaaacacacacaagcacatacagaCACAAAGTCACATCATGTATGCCCACATGAATAAAGTGCATGGAGTGAATTGAGAATGAACAGATTATAGATTAGAGGAACTCACAGCATCTAGGTTGCCTTTGATTTCTTCAATTCGACCAGCGAAGAACAAGAAGATAGATCCCTGTGAACACAGGAGGGCAAAATATACAGGCTGAAAAGGATTAAATTCAGGACTCAATGTGAGCAGCACAGCTCTATGTAGGTGGCAAACCAGCTTTGAAAATTGGAGTTTttcaaaatgaaacacacagtgtgtgatttTAGATACCACCCCAGCAGAGAATGTTACTGGTATGTTCTTATCTTTGATAAGATACATATATCTATAAAATCTATATAAGAAGCTTCAGCTGTAATGCatgtcccaaaatgttttattcctcttatatcactgCAATTTACCAGCACttaacaatgttttattaagTATCACAGTTTTTAACCGAGTAAAGTTATGTTTAATTTTGGGAAACgcccgcaaaacaagttagttcctattatctcCAACATTTTAGCAACTAtgaacagtcattctctcaccagcctccatttttttctctctcttgaagttaataagacaaaaaaaatgcagcttgaaaTGTAAACCAAAAAAGCCTCCAACAGCCTTACCTCTGCCTGTTACAAAAACTGCTGACACTTAatactccttccaaaaatgcaaaataagcaTCCCCTTACAGAAACcatcaccatattaatgattacactTAAAAATcaattagaacaagcacattaatataaacctgtgatttgcattgcAGCCAGAGTCattctgttacagaaaattaatcaagaaaTCAACAGTGCTGAGGTATAATTCAGAAAGAATGCAAAAGTGATGTTCTGTTATAATGGTTTGCTTTACAATGCCTTTAAAACATTGCTCACACAATGTTCTTAATTGGACAAAAACTTCAAGGAAACCTTTGTGTTAACATTCTTACAACCAAATATTTGTAAGAACATTATGAAAAAACACTCATATACAGACCAAACCAGCAGGAACCAGCAGGTCCTAGAAACAGTATTCAGAAAAAGATTTGCTAATGTTGTCCTAGTGTTCTCAGAAAATTCTCTTAAGAGTTTGAGTAACGATTAGAGGTGTGTTGTTTCCCTCAGGTGAATCAGCATGCAAGATCCAATACATATATGTTTTCATATTCATTCTGGAGAACCCCATGTTCTGGATTTCTCcatgttttctttgctttaacACTCTATATAACATGGATAATTAAACCTACAAAGCCTATCCTAAGATACATCAGGTGTGTTAGTTAGAAAgaattaaacacaaatacagcaaGAATTTAACCCCTCCAACTCAGATCATGTACCATGTAATCATCATTCTcccaaagaatttttttataatctaatatttttatttagctttgattGTGAACATCTGACTCCAACACCTTCACAAATATTCTGGCCTGTGGATGCTATCTAGCAGGATAAAGAGTTTTCTGGTTTGTGCTGCTGGAtgaatggttttattttcagaaaagtTTCCACATAAAACCCTTTTAAACGTTGGACCCTTAAGCATACAAAGAACCTTGCGGAGAAACGCTTGAGGAAGAGCCCATTGACCTTCtggaataaatatttatacataatatatcTAAGCATGAAGCAAGAGTTGTCATGTGCTCATGGTTGCATATTTTGAACTTCATGTTTTAATATGCAACATCTTTGCATTGTCTATGTTCTGGACACATTCTGGTAGAACTATGCAACATATAGCAAATATACCATACCTTAGGATACTGTTTTAGGTACGGCTGAAGCAGTTTCTCTGCATCCTTGACGTCTCCTTCTCCAGTCCCTGAATTATACccacacaaagaaaaacactttctgTTCATAAAACTTAGATATGATTATGGATATGGACACAGCACACTTAAAGCATCCGAGTGTTATCTTGTTGTTTTGGAATTCTTTGGTCTGCGTGCTTCTAAAACACTCAGTTTGCTATTTCTGAGTTTGTCTCACCCAGTATGAAGCTCATGAAGGTGTGATAGCAAAGCAGCAGCATGTTGCACAGGAAAGACCTAAACGTGTGCTCAGCAGAGCCCTCCTGGAGCTGCTGCAGTCCAAActcctataacacacacacacatgcacagttaACACAGTTAACATGGTATACACCCCAAATACACACATCTCTGAACCAGATACAGGATAAGTCCCACAGAATGGTGAGTTCACCTTATTACCAGAGAAACCCACAAACTCCAGCATCCTCAGGGTCCTCGTGGGCAACAGGGAAAGCATCTGTCAATAAAAAAGGGAAAGTCAAATGCAGATCTACTCCTTTCTTTATCCAAACTGTTTGCTACTTTCAAACAACTACACTCACCAGATTAAAAGCTCCCACTCCAAGTTTCACTCCTCCCTCAAAGTGGCCATGACTTTGACCATGAACATAATCAGAGGATTTCAGGACTGTATGAAGCTCCCTGAAAGCACAGAGGACACACaaactcaaagaaaaaaaagatctttggTGTTCAAGTGTATACAATAACCATCATTAAAATCACCTGATGGACTGCATTGAGAGAGAAGCAAGAGTAACACTGCATACTTGTATATTTGATAGCTGTTCCTCACTTTAATTCCTCCTTTGATAAAGCTGATCATATTTTCGTCCTGcatacacagattaaaaatagTTAATGATGCTTGCTTATCCTGATTATATATTTAACTCAAAACTTAAACTGCAAAATGTACATTCATCAAATataggaaaactccaccctaaAATATGGGGAGGAaagatgtttatattgaaatatttgtgacgTGCTTAGTGActttggtttctttctttctgatgcAGAGTGTTCAAATGGACAAATTAAAGgattaaagcactgctgcatcgctcactttaggtagagatgaattcCCACTGGCACCAAGATCAGTGGTTTAAACTggaaaaagtcaactcagattttatcataaaataaatcttttgcacaACTGAAGAGAACATACAGATTACATATATTAATGTACAactcattcagggtggattttgcATTTAGCGAACTGAGACTAACCTGTAAGAAGGTCAGTGCTGCCCTCTGGAGGAGAcactcagcataacacacttcagCATGCAGCTCCTCTGAAAAATCAACAGTCAGACTCACAGCATTgtattaacacaaacactgtcaAACACCTTTAAAAAACAAGTACCATGCTGTAGCAACAGACAAGATTTGCTTGACTGTTTATATGAGTgtaatataaacagtatgtcaGCATATATCTGGCATAATTGTAACTAGTCAGTCTCTGAAATGAATGTACAAGATGCATGTGTAGACTATAAAGACTATAAAGACTGAACACTCACCTTCTGTAAAGGCTTTGCTGTTGAAGGAGGACTTCTTACGATACCTGTAATAACAGTGATAACCTCATCAcaccagaataaaaaaaattgttgtctATAATCACCAGAggcatttaattaaattataactAAATTTGATGAGCATAGGTTAATCCTACATTAACACATAGTGTcttttaatatatgtatatatatgtatatatatatatatatatatatatatatatatatatatatatataagcaaatcaagcaatatatttaatttactgAAATGTTGATTCAGTTATATAAGAGACAGTCATCAAAATTGGACCACTGCAGCTCCTAGACTGCTTATGCTAGACCAGCATGCATGTAGCCTAAAAAGCTCACAAACAAGCTATTTCATGCCATCACTGGATGAAATAACAGGATGATCCTTAAAGAGACCAGTTTTTATAGAATGAATAAACAACCTTAAACTGTTCTCACTCCTTGTTTAATCccatattacacattttaaatcagattaCCTGAAACTTTTAAGGCAATCCGTGTCTTGATATTTGTCTACTAAAGAGAATGCTTAGATTTGAGCAGAGAACGTTCTGTGTTGAGTATTGACTATTTAACATGAATATTTAAGTTTCTGATTTGTATTTAAGAACTGATTTGTTTTAGAAGTCAGAGTTAACAAGACTTACGTGTACTGCCATGACATGGGTTACCTATACAATGTTCTACTAAACAAACTGAAACTAATGAACAAAGTGAAAACTTTCAGACAATCGGTTTCCTAATATTTTCAAAGTAAAGTTTACAATTTACAGTACACACTAGATTTTCTATATCGACCAGCACCAAGACATGCTCAATTTTGCCAAATATGCTGAGGAGCATTTCCTTTAAGGAAAGGCTTTGAGCTTACTAATGTATGAAccatttcaattcagtttggCTTTTATCAGTTTTACAGGCAGCATGAAGTGCTCATGTCATCATTCTGGGAAGGAGGAAATCTTCCAGGCTGCCTGAGGCATAATAATGTGACTCACATTGTATTTAAATCTCCCAGGTGAATTAGGAATGAGAAATGTAAAATGATTCTTAAGTCTAAACAGAAGTTGAGACAGTGCTAACAGTTCTCTGTCCCAGCATTAACAAACGTTCAATTGTGTGAATCCAAATAAGTCTTTCTGGCAAAGCTTCTCCGGGTGACGTATGAATTTTGATCATGAATATCTTTTGATGTCAAGGAGGAGAAACTGGTCCAGAGCTGCTCCAGAAATCATTATATGACCCAGTATCAATCCTTTTTAGTATCTCTGTATTTTGAAAGAACCTGCAATTTGTGATAATATTGTTCTAACAGAACTGGGTTATGCTACTGCATAGGTGTCTGAGATTAATGGTGTAAGAATGTCAGATATAATGACAGGTGAGAAAttaaatggggaaaaatcaatatcaaaTGGCTTAATAAGGTTTTGGGCTTCCACAAACAAgactggtgttttgatgatgtgctGTCCAGGATATCAGTCCAATCTCTCCCATAGGTGTGtagttgaaatttttttttttgtcccctgTCTGTATATTGCTATGGttttgtccctgtgtgtgtaGCCGCTATCAACATCACTTACTGTAAGGCCTTTCCTGAGTAAATGTCCCTCTTGAAAAACATACATActgcacattttcacacaaacactcgAGCAAATACTGTGTCAGCTGGTTCAGAAATTCCATCAACCCCCTTGATTTGAGGAAACCCTGGTGACACCCAACGCCATGCATTATTCTGTGATTATATCACTAACATGACACAGAGGAGCCTGACAATCCTGGAGCCTGACAATCCTGGGGCTACTTAAACTGAAAGAAGTCTCTCATATTAGTACTTAATCCCATTATGTGAATGTGAACGCAGATGCTACTTGTATTTGACACAAcgttaaaataattaaaaaaaaaatgttcctgttCTGATGTAGTTTAGGATTTATGCACACATGCATGTAGAGTctgttaatttattcatttcactgTAAACCTTATAGTAATATATAGAAAGAGACAGTGCATTTACCGCTGGCAAACAGCCTGAGCATCTTTCATGGTGTTTCCTGCTGACAAGATGTCctcagggtcaaaggtcatcatTGCCTGCATTTCCAGAATGGTGGCATACGTGAGCGCATGATACATACTCTCTTTATTCCTGTCAGAGAACACACAAAGAAAGATTTGATCTATTCATAGCATGACAACAATCAGATGAGATGACTCAGCACATGAAAATACACCTGAGACAAAGCGATAAACACAATGACTGAACACAGAGAGCCTTAGGAAGTACACGTCCTAAACTAATACAGCGCATTCGctcaaaatatatattctgtatCAAATAATACAAAGTTCacggtgtaacacaatgccttCAAAGGATCATGGTCATTATTATGATGTGATAAGGGATATATCACCTTAAATATGCTAGAAACCGCTCCTTTGCATTAAAAATGTGGCTATTCAAAGGTAGAGCTACTGCACCATCATTACTGAGCAAAGTGTTGGGTTGAGTTCGCTAG
It contains:
- the ttc39a gene encoding tetratricopeptide repeat protein 39A isoform X3 — protein: MKMSKGGETLSNGSERSDLSVALEDCMAALDLFLHNDFDKALSRLKSRNKESMYHALTYATILEMQAMMTFDPEDILSAGNTMKDAQAVCQRYRKKSSFNSKAFTEEELHAEVCYAECLLQRAALTFLQDENMISFIKGGIKVRNSYQIYKELHTVLKSSDYVHGQSHGHFEGGVKLGVGAFNLMLSLLPTRTLRMLEFVGFSGNKEFGLQQLQEGSAEHTFRSFLCNMLLLCYHTFMSFILGTGEGDVKDAEKLLQPYLKQYPKGSIFLFFAGRIEEIKGNLDAAIKHFEECCEAQQDWKQFHHMCYWELMWCFTYKRHWKMAYFYADLLSKENAWSKAMYAYMKAAYLSMMSTEERQPFGASDVALFRQVPGLKQKIAGKSLPTEKFAIRKARRYNVDNPIPLPAPPLEMMYIWNGYTVIGKHKDLTEGMLKTLDDAQQKLEQNPRTEFSIDDQCVLSLLKGLCLKHLGYTEEAEHYFTLVLCNETQIKFDHYLVPNALLEHGLLCLEQGRREEAIKLLEMAKQNYKNYSMESRTHFRIQAALQKAQAIEENGEPCSPSSP
- the ttc39a gene encoding tetratricopeptide repeat protein 39A isoform X1; translation: MSFWKRKKNDTKRNAVEKDEEPFYVTSAPESPIIETNGLDPVITDVRLKLPDNKVDLKATGTSTLSERSDLSVALEDCMAALDLFLHNDFDKALSRLKSRNKESMYHALTYATILEMQAMMTFDPEDILSAGNTMKDAQAVCQRYRKKSSFNSKAFTEEELHAEVCYAECLLQRAALTFLQDENMISFIKGGIKVRNSYQIYKELHTVLKSSDYVHGQSHGHFEGGVKLGVGAFNLMLSLLPTRTLRMLEFVGFSGNKEFGLQQLQEGSAEHTFRSFLCNMLLLCYHTFMSFILGTGEGDVKDAEKLLQPYLKQYPKGSIFLFFAGRIEEIKGNLDAAIKHFEECCEAQQDWKQFHHMCYWELMWCFTYKRHWKMAYFYADLLSKENAWSKAMYAYMKAAYLSMMSTEERQPFGASDVALFRQVPGLKQKIAGKSLPTEKFAIRKARRYNVDNPIPLPAPPLEMMYIWNGYTVIGKHKDLTEGMLKTLDDAQQKLEQNPRTEFSIDDQCVLSLLKGLCLKHLGYTEEAEHYFTLVLCNETQIKFDHYLVPNALLEHGLLCLEQGRREEAIKLLEMAKQNYKNYSMESRTHFRIQAALQKAQAIEENGEPCSPSSP
- the ttc39a gene encoding tetratricopeptide repeat protein 39A isoform X2, which gives rise to MSFWKRKKNDTKRNAVEKDEEPFYVTSAPESPIIETNGLDPVITDVSSERSDLSVALEDCMAALDLFLHNDFDKALSRLKSRNKESMYHALTYATILEMQAMMTFDPEDILSAGNTMKDAQAVCQRYRKKSSFNSKAFTEEELHAEVCYAECLLQRAALTFLQDENMISFIKGGIKVRNSYQIYKELHTVLKSSDYVHGQSHGHFEGGVKLGVGAFNLMLSLLPTRTLRMLEFVGFSGNKEFGLQQLQEGSAEHTFRSFLCNMLLLCYHTFMSFILGTGEGDVKDAEKLLQPYLKQYPKGSIFLFFAGRIEEIKGNLDAAIKHFEECCEAQQDWKQFHHMCYWELMWCFTYKRHWKMAYFYADLLSKENAWSKAMYAYMKAAYLSMMSTEERQPFGASDVALFRQVPGLKQKIAGKSLPTEKFAIRKARRYNVDNPIPLPAPPLEMMYIWNGYTVIGKHKDLTEGMLKTLDDAQQKLEQNPRTEFSIDDQCVLSLLKGLCLKHLGYTEEAEHYFTLVLCNETQIKFDHYLVPNALLEHGLLCLEQGRREEAIKLLEMAKQNYKNYSMESRTHFRIQAALQKAQAIEENGEPCSPSSP